The Ornithinimicrobium sufpigmenti genome includes the window ACGGCACTGCACCTGGCGGCCATGCTGAACGCCGGCAGCCAGGTCCTGGCGCTCCTGGACCGGGGCGCGGACCCCCTGGCCGTGGACCGGGTGGGCGCCACCTTCCAGGACTACTTCTGGACCACCAACCCCAACATCATGCACGACCGGGCCCTGCGCGAGCGTCGCAAGGTCGCGGACTGGCTCACCGCTCGGGACATCCCGCTGCACGAGGACGCCGCCTGGCAGAAGGACAAGTCCTAGGACATGACACCGCACACAGCACCCTCAGCCCTGACAGCCCCGAGAGCCCCGAGAGCCCTGACAGCTTCGCTTCGCCTGACACCGCTGCGGCAGGCACCGCAGCCTTCCGGTTGGATAGCCCGATGAGCACTGCACCCGACCCCCGGTCCGCCACTCCCGTCCGGGTCATCCCCGACACCGCGCTGCAGCCGGGGGACCCCACACCCGGTATGTCGCGCCGGGTCGCCGGCCACGAGCAGGGGATGTGGACGGGCACGGTGGACACCGAGCCCGGCGCCGTCAGCGGTTGGCACCACCACGGCGAGCACGAGACGACGCTGTACGTGGTCTCGGGCCGGATGCGTCTGGAGTCCGGGCCCGACGGCCAGGACGTGGTCGAGGCCGGCCCGGGCGACTTCATCCGGGTGCCCGCCGGCGCCGTGCACCGGGAGTCGAACCCCTCCGGTGAGCCGGCCCGCGCGGTCATCGTCCGCTGCGGCACCGGTGCCCCGACCATCAACGTCGACGGGCCTGCGGGCCCGACCCCACCCTGACCGAACCCGAACCACACGCCTGACCGCAAACAGACCACATACAGACCTAGGAATCCCATGGAACTCGCCGCCCCCGTCATCATCACCGTCATCGTGGTGGTGGCGCTGCTCGTCCTGGCCCTCATCGCCGCGGTCTACGCCAAGGCCCGGTTCAAGATCGCCACCCCCGACGAGGCCCTCATCATCACCGGGCGCAAGAGCGGCACCCCGGTGATCAACCCCGAGACGGGGGAGGAGAGCACCGACCTGTCCGGCCAGCGGGTGGTCATCGGTGGGGGCACCCTCGTCAAACCCATCTTCGAGCAGGTGGCCCGGCTCTCGCTGGCCTCCCAGAGCTTCTCGGTGACCGCCGAGGACGCCACCACCAAGAGCGGTGTCGGGGTGACCCTGCGCAGTATCGCTGTCGTCAAGGTGGGCGGGACCGAGCGGATGGTGCGGGCCGCTGCCCAGCGCTTCGCCGGCCGCAGCCAGGAGCAGGTCATCGAGCAGCAGACCAGCGAGGTGCTCGTGGGTGTGCTCCGCACCATCGCGGGGACGCTGACCGTGGAGTCGATCCTCTACGAACGCCAGGACTTCTCCAAGGAGGTCAAGGACATCGCGGTCCCGATGCTCGCCGAGCGCGGCCTGGTCCTGGAGAACTTCGAGATCCAGACCGTCGAGGACTCCGGGGACTACATCCGCAACCTGGGCCGGCCCCGGGCGGCCGCGGTGTCCCGCGACGCCGAGATCGCCGAGGCCCAGGCCCGGCAGGCGAGCACCGAGCGCTCCAACGAGGCTGCCGTGCAGATCGCGGAGTCGAACAAGGCGCTGGCCCTGCGCAACGCCCAGATCGCCCGCGAGACCGCCCAGGCCCAGGCCGAGGCCGAAGCCGCGAAGGAGCGGGCCGAGGCGGAGGCCCAGCAGGAGGTGCTGGTGCAGCAGGAGCTGGTCGCCCAGAACCGCGCCGCCCTGCGCGAGCAGGAGCTGCAGACCGAGGTGCGCAAGCCGGCGGAGGCACGCAAGTACGAGGCGGCCCAGGAGGCCGACGCACGCAAGTACGCCGCCGAGCAGGAGGCCGAGGCGGCCAAGACGACCGCCATCCGTCAGGCCGAGGCCGAGGCTCAGCGCACCACCGCCCAGGCCGACGCGGAGGCAGCGGCGCTGCGGGCCCGGGCCGAGGCCGCCCTGGTCGAGCAGCAGCGCCGTGCGGAGGGTGAGCTGGCCCTGGCGCGGGCCGAGGCCGACGGTGTGCGGGCACGTGGTGAGGCGGAGGCCGTGGCCGAGCGGGCCAAGGGTGAGGCGCGCGGTGCGGCCATCAAGGCCGAGGCCGACGCCTACCAGGCCTTCCCCGAGTCGGCCCGCCTGCAGATGGTGCTGGACGCGCTGCCGAAGATGGCCCAGCCCTACGCCGACGCGCTCGGCAGCATCGACGACATCACGGTCATCGACAGGGACGGTGCCTCGCGGCTCAGCGGTCAGGTCTCCACCGGGGTGCAGGAGCTGCGCGCCCTGCTCAAGGCCCAGACGGGCATCGACCTGCTGGATCTGGCGCGTGGGCGCGGGGTCCAGGGGCACCAGGCCGGCG containing:
- a CDS encoding flotillin family protein; translation: MELAAPVIITVIVVVALLVLALIAAVYAKARFKIATPDEALIITGRKSGTPVINPETGEESTDLSGQRVVIGGGTLVKPIFEQVARLSLASQSFSVTAEDATTKSGVGVTLRSIAVVKVGGTERMVRAAAQRFAGRSQEQVIEQQTSEVLVGVLRTIAGTLTVESILYERQDFSKEVKDIAVPMLAERGLVLENFEIQTVEDSGDYIRNLGRPRAAAVSRDAEIAEAQARQASTERSNEAAVQIAESNKALALRNAQIARETAQAQAEAEAAKERAEAEAQQEVLVQQELVAQNRAALREQELQTEVRKPAEARKYEAAQEADARKYAAEQEAEAAKTTAIRQAEAEAQRTTAQADAEAAALRARAEAALVEQQRRAEGELALARAEADGVRARGEAEAVAERAKGEARGAAIKAEADAYQAFPESARLQMVLDALPKMAQPYADALGSIDDITVIDRDGASRLSGQVSTGVQELRALLKAQTGIDLLDLARGRGVQGHQAGVSGPSSSEGAQDGEQAGPPAEADEVEAAHPS
- a CDS encoding cupin domain-containing protein, which encodes MSTAPDPRSATPVRVIPDTALQPGDPTPGMSRRVAGHEQGMWTGTVDTEPGAVSGWHHHGEHETTLYVVSGRMRLESGPDGQDVVEAGPGDFIRVPAGAVHRESNPSGEPARAVIVRCGTGAPTINVDGPAGPTPP